The following coding sequences are from one Phoenix dactylifera cultivar Barhee BC4 unplaced genomic scaffold, palm_55x_up_171113_PBpolish2nd_filt_p 000194F, whole genome shotgun sequence window:
- the LOC103724343 gene encoding uncharacterized protein LOC103724343 isoform X3, with amino-acid sequence MADRGVVVVKTIWMKQAEEAKLKSEAEKAAAAKAAFEATFKDVEKPKEKDDSSDSDGDEGENLASKPLGPVDPSKCSAAGAGIAGGTACSPSTFTVVTKDSDGRKIPSGGAHLKVKISPGVGVGGSDQEGIVKDQGDGTYTVTYVVPKRGNYMVHVECDGKPIMGSPFPVFFSTSTTVGTTGMPAAASPFPNMVNQTMPNMPNYSGAVSGAFPGLLGMIPGVIPGASGGVVLQGMGASLGEICREYLYGQCTKTDCKFNHPPQNLLMSALAATTTMGTLSQAPMAPSAAAMAAAQAIVAAKALQAHAAQMQAQSSGDTPGSPDKAAKADVLKKTLQVSNLSPLLTVDQLKQLFGYCGTVVDCTITDSKHFAYIEYSKPEEATAALALNNMDVGGRPLNVEMAKSLPSKSALVNPSLPLMMQQAVAMQQMQFQQALLMQQTIASQQAAARAATMKSATEMASARAAEISKKLKAEGVGDEDKVVNRKSRSPSSSRQRSKSRSKSPIKYRRSRRSRSFSPIKYSRDRRSRSPIRSHHSNHGTERSYRDDRDSYSRSGRQERSRDHYSSHSRRHRSRSSSPRLKKSSRASSTSPKNHRESLSPRTKKSSRAGSRSPRHHRGSRTSPVRDHRSSRHSRHSRSRSAEKRHHYEKEDTKKSERRKEDGKRSDGRNTSSKDAKDSREPKEVKPDYSAVSHKRGSLVNVDEALKNEKGIGKHKKSKLDDESSEKTDDQNLIVDDFKMSEDKRFSSTTSKSHRSSTNDDNNHAENQDFSRHEKSGTSYKKHGRSESASRERGSATGESKQLRDDRASHHSSLRSHRSSRQSGEKSSKDKLDKHKLEKPKDHHEKPREKYDVIKQSETADRRPENINDSPEVKPYSTDGRVQKESENPKVDKMFERDNRHLESSDSMDTKQDHIGCCFDGLNKDCNVDNLKTLKTSPASEEHAKLIIGTKDNSEMKNLEMESGKMETYDSVENKRHHRPDAADMMIKYQDDNGNGSIYLDSDTPPGKTDPNIKKMECINYEFAGSRRDGPSTYISVLSTRSMSPENSNVGSNKFADFTNQEYIKHDSADTEENLLPKGSCLVDGAYADDIPESLTKMTVNSPSLDDSTNSTSQS; translated from the exons ATGGCGGATCGGGGTGTTGTCGTCGTGAAAACCATATGGATGAAGCAGGCGGAGGAGGCCAAACTCAAGAGCGAGGCCGAGAAGGCTGCCGCCGCCAAGGCCGCCTTCGAGGCTACCTTCAAGGACGTTGAGAAGCCCAAGGAGAAGGATGACTCATCCGACAGCGACGGGGACGAGGGCGAGAACCTCGCCAGCAAGCCCCTCGGCCCCGTCGACCCCTCCAAGTGCTCCGCCGCTGGCGCCGGCATCGCTGGAGGCACCGCCTGCTCCCCCTCCACCTTCACCGTAGTCACCAAGGACTCCGACGGCAGGAAGATCCCCTCCGGTGGCGCCCACCTCAAGGTGAAGATCTCCCCTGGCGTCGGGGTCGGCGGGTCCGATCAGGAGGGAATCGTTAAGGATCAAGGGGACGGGACGTATACCGTGACCTACGTTGTGCCCAAGCGTGGGAACTACATGGTCCATGTGGAGTGCGACGGGAAGCCAATCATGGGGAGCCCGTTCCCGGTGTTCTTCAGCACCAGTACGACAGTAGGGACCACGGGCATGCCGGCCGCGGCGAGCCCGTTTCCAAATATGGTCAACCAGACAATGCCCAACATGCCCAATTACTCAGGGGCAGTATCTGGGGCATTTCCGGGGCTTCTTGGGATGATCCCTGGTGTCATCCCCGGTGCCTCTGGTGGAGTGGTGTTGCAAGGAATGGGAGCTTCATTGGGGGAGATCTGTCGGGAGTACCTCTACGGTCAATGCACTAAGACCGATTGCAAGTTCAACCACCCACCGCAGAATTTGTTAATGTCGGCACTGGCTGCGACGACCACGATGGGGACCTTAAGTCAGGCCCCGATGGCCCCTTCGGCAGCTGCGATGGCTGCTGCTCAGGCAATTGTTGCTGCAAAGGCCCTTCAGGCACATGCTGCCCAAATGCAAGCACAGTCGTCTGGAGATACACCTG GCTCTCCTGACAAGGCTGCAAAGGCTGATGTTCTGAAGAAAACCCTGCAAGTCAGCAATCTTAGCCCCCTTCTTACTGTGGATCAACTTAAACAGCTATTTGGTTATTGTGGTACTGTTGTCGATTGTACCATCACAGATTCAAAACATTTTGCTTACATAGAATACTCTAAGCCAGAAGAAGCAACTGCGGCTTTGGCACTGAACAACATGGATGTTGGTGGCCGTCCATTGAATGTTGAAATGGCAAAGTCCCTACCTTCAAAATCTGCTCTTGTGAACCCTTCATTACCATTAATGATGCAGCAAGCAGTTGCTATGCAACAGATGCAATTTCAACAGGCATTGTTGATGCAACAAACAATAGCCTCTCAGCAGGCTGCTGCTCGGGCAGCAACAATGAAATCTGCAACAGAGATGGCTTCAGCCAGAGCTGCTGAGATAAGCAAAAAATTGAAAGCAGAGGGTGTAGGTGATGAGGATAAGGTGGTTAACAGAAAATCCAG GTCGCCATCTTCCTCTCGCCAAAGATCCAAGTCTCGGTCAAAGTCACCTATTAAGTATCGTAGAAGCAGGCGGTCTCGCTCTTTCTCGCCAATAAAATACTCCCGAGATCGAAGGTCGAGATCCCCAATAAGATCACACCATTCAAATCACGGCACTGAAAGGTCATACAGAGATGATCGGGACAGCTATAGCAGGAGTGGAAGGCAAGAAAGATCTCGTGATCATTATTCCTCTCATTCAAGAAGACATCGAAGTAGGAGCTCAAGTCCTAGATTGAAAAAATCATCTCGAGCTAGTTCAACATCACCAAAGAATCATAGAGAAAGTTTAAGTCCCAGAACAAAGAAATCATCTCGAGCTGGTTCAAGGTCACCAAGGCATCACAGAGGAAGCAGAACATCTCCTGTACGTGACCATCGGTCCTCTCGCCACAGTAGGCACTCCAGATCAAGATCAGCAGAGAAAAGGCATCATTACGAAAAAGAAGATACAAAAAAATCTGAAAGGAGGAAGGAGGATGGTAAAAGATCTGATGGAAGAAACACATCTAGTAAAGATGCAAAAGATTCTAGGGAACCAAAGGAAGTTAAGCCTGATTATTCTGCAGTCAGTCATAAGAGGGGCTCTTTGGTAAATGTGGATGAAGCCTTGAAGAATGAGAAAGGCATTGGCAAACATAAAAAGTCTAAATTGGATGATGAAAGTTCTGAGAAAACTGATGATCAAAATCTCATCGTGGACGACTTTAAGATGAGTGAAGATAAGAGGTTTTCTTCTACAACATCAAAATCACACAGAAGTTCCACAAATGATGATAATAATCACGCTGAAAATCAAGATTTCAGCAGGCATGAGAAGTCAGGAACAAGCTATAAGAAACATGGCAGAAGTGAATCTGCTTCTAGGGAAAGGGGATCTGCAACTGGAGAATCTAAACAATTGAGGGATGACAGGGCTTCACATCACTCAAGTTTGAGATCTCACAGAAGTTCACGGCAGTCGGGAGAAAAGTCCTCCAAGGATAAACTAGATAAGCACAAACTGGAGAAACCAAAAGACCACCATGAAAAGCCTCGGGAAAAATATGATGTCATCAAACAGTCGGAAACTGCAGATAGAAGGCCGGAAAACATCAATGATTCTCCAGAAGTAAAGCCGTATTCTACTGATGGTAGAGTGCAAAAAGAATCAGAGAATCCTAAGGTAGATAAAATGTTTGAACGAGATAACAGGCATTTGGAGAGCAGTGACTCTATGGACACCAAACAAGATCATATTGGTTGTTGTTTTGATGGACTGAACAAAGATTGTAATGTTGATAATTTGAAGACCCTCAAGACAAGCCCAGCATCAGAGGAGCATGCAAAACTTATAATAGGTACAAAAGATAATAGTGAAATGAAAAATTTAGAGATGGAGTCAGGGAAGATGGAAACTTATGATTCTGTTGAGAATAAAAGACATCATCGACCAGATGCTGCTGATATGATGATCAAGTATCAGGATGACAATGGTAATGGATCAATATACCTTGACAGTGATACTCCACCTGGCAAAACAGATCCAAACATCAAGAAAATGGAATGCATTAACTATGAATTTGCAGGATCGAGAAGAGATGGCCCTAGTACCTATATCTCAGTATTGAGCACTCGCAGCATGAGTCCCGAAAATTCAAATGTGGGTTCAAATAAGTTTGCTGACTTTACTAATCAAGAGTATATCAAACATGATTCGGCTGACACAGAAGAAAATTTGCTACCAAAG GGCTCTTGTCTTGTGGATGGAGCTTATGCTGATGATATTCCAGAATCCTTGACCAAGATGACTGTTAATTCTCCTTCATTGGATGATTCAACAAATTCAACATCACA GAGTTGA